The region CTGGAGGGGGCGATGCTCTGCGGCGTGTACGCCATCGCGGCGCTGGCGTTCTTCTTCTCGCCCTAGCGCCGCGCGACCACCCCGTACATCAGGGGGATGGCGGGCACCCCCTCGGGAGGGCCGAGCCTCCCGCCGCCGAGCTCCCTCATGCCCGGAAGCTTCCGCTCCCCGTTGATGTACGGGTACTCCCGGAGCGCCAGGACCCGCAGCCCGGCCCCGGCGAGCGCCCCCACCACCTCCCCGAGCCCCCAGCGGTACAGGTGGCAGGGATGGGGGTTCGCAAAGCCCCGCACCCCGGGCGAGAAGCCGCCCGGGGCGAGCCCCCCGCCGGACTCCCCGACGTAGTCGCCGACGCCCTCCTCCAGCGTCACCCGCTCCCCGCCGGAGGGGTAGGGCCGGCGGAGCCTCCAGCCCCCGTCGAGCATGTCCGAGAAGGGGTGGAACTCCACCATCACGAAGCGGCCGCCGGGCGCGAGCGCCCCCGCGACCCCGCGCGCCCAGAGCCCGAGATCCTCCAGCCAGCACACCACCCCGTAGGAGCAGAAGACCACGTCGAAGCCCTCCCCG is a window of Rubrobacter xylanophilus DSM 9941 DNA encoding:
- a CDS encoding class I SAM-dependent methyltransferase produces the protein MDEFLEQNRRSWDAAVEAHASHRRGLAAFLRGGGVALFPEERELLGELRGLRVAHLMCNAGGDTLSLVNLGARATGVDMSDRAIRLARSLSRRTGLRARFVRSEVCRWLAAVRGGEGFDVVFCSYGVVCWLEDLGLWARGVAGALAPGGRFVMVEFHPFSDMLDGGWRLRRPYPSGGERVTLEEGVGDYVGESGGGLAPGGFSPGVRGFANPHPCHLYRWGLGEVVGALAGAGLRVLALREYPYINGERKLPGMRELGGGRLGPPEGVPAIPLMYGVVARR